A genomic window from Gammaproteobacteria bacterium includes:
- a CDS encoding glycoside hydrolase family 15 produces MVRCLVAAFGLVPMTEAGQGMGQTGSDRLAGLAERSVEIILANQASTGAYVASPNFQVYGYSWLRDGAFIADAMSRAGHLESASAFFDWCRRVVEARVERIDDLVRRHQAGESIKEHEYLHIRYTVGGDETSDEWWNHQLDGYGAWLWGLGGHLARSTRDAEAERFTLAVEATARYLIAFWDLPCYDCWEENGDQIHVATLAAVAAGLRVAAQWPGVSAEVRSSAETVVAAIETRVREQGTLDGHLVKWLGGRDIDASLLFCAIPYGLFTPEDPLMQATVVELSNQLVDDGMHRHIHDTFFGGGEWVLLTAILGSYMVAVGNRDGARAKLQFVVDQATDDGWLPEQVSTHLLHPEHLEEWQQRWGPVATPLLWSHAMYLNLYRELNQKR; encoded by the coding sequence TTGGTCCGCTGTCTGGTGGCGGCGTTCGGGCTGGTCCCGATGACGGAAGCGGGACAAGGGATGGGGCAGACCGGTTCGGATCGATTGGCCGGCCTCGCCGAACGGAGTGTCGAGATCATCCTTGCCAACCAGGCGTCCACCGGTGCCTACGTGGCATCACCCAACTTCCAGGTGTACGGCTACAGCTGGCTGCGCGATGGCGCATTCATCGCCGATGCCATGAGCCGGGCCGGTCATCTCGAGAGTGCCTCCGCCTTCTTCGATTGGTGCCGCCGGGTCGTGGAGGCGCGCGTCGAGCGCATCGACGATCTGGTACGACGCCACCAGGCCGGCGAGAGCATCAAGGAACACGAGTATCTCCACATCCGCTACACGGTCGGTGGCGACGAGACGAGTGACGAATGGTGGAACCACCAGCTCGATGGATATGGTGCCTGGCTTTGGGGGCTGGGCGGCCACCTCGCACGCTCAACACGTGACGCCGAGGCCGAACGGTTTACCCTTGCCGTCGAGGCAACCGCCCGCTACCTGATCGCGTTCTGGGATCTCCCCTGTTATGACTGCTGGGAGGAGAACGGTGACCAGATCCACGTGGCAACGCTGGCCGCAGTCGCCGCCGGGCTGCGGGTCGCCGCACAGTGGCCGGGCGTGTCCGCCGAGGTTCGATCCAGTGCCGAAACTGTGGTCGCTGCCATCGAGACACGAGTCCGGGAGCAGGGGACTCTGGATGGCCATCTGGTGAAGTGGTTGGGAGGTCGCGACATCGACGCCAGCCTCCTGTTCTGTGCGATCCCTTATGGTCTGTTCACACCGGAGGACCCCTTGATGCAAGCCACCGTTGTCGAGCTATCCAACCAACTGGTCGACGATGGGATGCATCGTCACATCCACGACACCTTCTTCGGCGGCGGTGAGTGGGTGCTATTGACAGCGATCCTCGGATCGTACATGGTGGCAGTGGGGAACAGGGATGGGGCTCGAGCCAAGCTGCAATTCGTGGTGGATCAGGCCACCGATGATGGGTGGCTTCCCGAGCAGGTGAGCACCCACCTTCTCCACCCCGAACACCTCGAAGAATGGCAGCAGAGGTGGGGGCCGGTGGCGACACCACTGCTCTGGTCACATGCCATGTACCTGAACCTGTACCGAGAACTCAACCAGAAACGATGA